One region of Termitidicoccus mucosus genomic DNA includes:
- a CDS encoding Co(2+)/Mg(2+) efflux protein ApaG, translating to MQFHPAVPANSLTLPGLTARLDRLVYHHGGKSLPEDQPHAFVYFITITNSSDRIVKLLGRKWVLRQADGSRVVIEGDKIVGETPRIAPGEEFSYNSYHVTGTDARAQGSFHGVDDLGHRIHVMLPEFEMIIPTRLDG from the coding sequence GTGCAGTTTCATCCAGCCGTGCCCGCCAACTCGCTCACACTTCCCGGACTTACCGCGCGCCTCGACCGGCTTGTTTATCACCATGGAGGGAAAAGCCTGCCCGAGGACCAGCCGCACGCGTTTGTTTATTTTATCACCATCACAAACTCCTCCGACCGCATCGTGAAGCTGCTCGGGCGCAAATGGGTGCTCCGCCAGGCCGACGGGTCGCGCGTCGTCATCGAAGGCGACAAAATCGTCGGCGAGACGCCGCGCATCGCGCCCGGCGAGGAATTCTCCTACAACAGCTACCACGTGACCGGCACCGACGCGCGCGCCCAAGGCAGCTTTCACGGCGTGGATGACCTCGGCCATCGCATCCACGTCATGCTGCCTGAGTTCGAGATGATCATCCCGACCCGGCTGGACGGGTGA
- a CDS encoding M48 family metallopeptidase has product MILFLALVLIALRLAAEIFLSLLNSREVRRHADAPPAPVAAIMDAATSGRAAAYTLAKGRLGRVELAWDALVLAALLLSGVLPRVYAAVCPADASGAWVLWSRVFFLIGTGIALSFFSLPLDWWGQFRLEQRFGFNKSTPGLWVADKIKGLALSIVIGAPVLWVLLWLAQLAGGAWWAWGFVFVFGFQLLMLVLYPKLILPLFNKLTPLPDGELRARLMALAERSGFRASTIQVMDGSKRSGHSNAYFTGFGRFRRIVLFDTLIGQLAPEELEAVLAHEVGHYKRGHIPKMLAVSAAMMLGGFAVIAWLAGSAWFNPAFGFPAGDLAPAFLLFALLGGAVTFWLTPLGNLFSRKHEYEADAFAREVMGGPAPLVGALRKLAQKNLSNLTPHPWFSGFYYSHPTLVEREAALNAGQ; this is encoded by the coding sequence ATGATTTTGTTCCTGGCGCTTGTCCTCATCGCGCTGCGTCTCGCGGCGGAAATTTTTCTCAGCCTGCTCAACAGCCGCGAAGTCCGCCGCCACGCGGACGCGCCGCCCGCCCCGGTCGCCGCGATCATGGACGCCGCCACCAGCGGACGCGCCGCCGCCTACACGCTCGCCAAGGGGCGGCTCGGGCGCGTCGAGCTGGCGTGGGATGCGCTCGTGCTGGCCGCGCTCCTGCTGAGCGGCGTGCTGCCGCGCGTCTACGCGGCGGTCTGCCCGGCGGACGCCTCGGGCGCGTGGGTGTTGTGGAGCCGCGTGTTTTTTCTCATCGGCACCGGCATCGCGCTCAGCTTCTTTTCCCTGCCGCTGGACTGGTGGGGACAGTTCCGGCTCGAACAACGCTTCGGCTTCAACAAAAGCACGCCCGGCCTGTGGGTGGCGGACAAAATCAAGGGCCTCGCGCTTTCCATCGTCATCGGCGCGCCCGTGCTCTGGGTGCTGCTCTGGCTCGCTCAGCTCGCGGGCGGCGCGTGGTGGGCGTGGGGATTCGTTTTTGTATTCGGTTTCCAACTACTGATGCTCGTGCTTTACCCGAAGCTCATCCTGCCGCTGTTCAACAAACTCACTCCGCTGCCGGACGGCGAGCTGCGCGCGCGGCTGATGGCGCTGGCGGAACGCTCCGGGTTTCGCGCCTCGACCATCCAGGTGATGGACGGCAGCAAGCGCTCCGGGCATTCGAACGCCTACTTCACCGGGTTCGGGCGCTTCCGCCGCATCGTGCTGTTCGACACGCTCATCGGGCAGCTTGCGCCCGAGGAGCTGGAGGCGGTGCTGGCGCACGAGGTCGGCCACTACAAACGCGGCCACATCCCGAAAATGCTGGCGGTCTCGGCCGCGATGATGCTGGGCGGCTTTGCGGTCATCGCGTGGCTGGCCGGGAGCGCATGGTTCAACCCCGCCTTCGGGTTTCCCGCGGGCGATCTCGCGCCGGCGTTCCTGCTGTTCGCGCTGCTCGGCGGCGCGGTCACGTTCTGGCTCACGCCGCTCGGCAACCTGTTTTCGCGCAAGCACGAATACGAGGCCGACGCCTTTGCCCGCGAGGTGATGGGCGGCCCCGCGCCGCTCGTCGGCGCGCTGCGCAAGCTTGCGCAGAAAAACCTGAGCAACCTCACGCCGCACCCGTGGTTCAGCGGGTTTTATTATTCGCATCCCACACTGGTCGAGCGCGAGGCGGCGCTCAACGCCGGACAATGA
- a CDS encoding MBL fold metallo-hydrolase: MKLIDLNRDGEIGANCHYIQIGSLNLVIDSGLHPKKAGRRAAPDFGPIRGVHLDLIIITHCHLDHIGSLPVLLREHPEAPVVMSTSSRMLVERMLHNSANVMVRQKEEANIPEYPLFTHEEIDRIAKRLTGIPFGQAKRIQGGKDDITIILHPAGHVAGAAGVEIHHKRRQIFLTGDVLFEDQRTLPGAKFPAGRFDTLVMETTRGITARGSEKTRLIEVNRLIDSINDTIQRGGSYLIPVFALGRQQEILSIIHDARKFRRLVDCPIFAAGLGMDLADYFDEISRKTKHVRFNRGIIKELQIKPTPRKLNPGEDPQQNGLYIISSGMMVERTPSYTLASGLVGHARNTIGFVGYCDPDTPGGELLASKPGDQFLFKACNVKTKIKARVERFDLSGHADREELLEFAVQADPRVIVLTHGENEARAWFAGQLAEKLPKTKLIDPVPLQTYQV; the protein is encoded by the coding sequence ATGAAGCTCATTGACCTTAACCGCGACGGCGAAATCGGCGCGAACTGTCACTACATCCAGATCGGAAGTCTTAACCTTGTCATCGACAGCGGCCTGCACCCGAAAAAAGCGGGGCGGCGCGCCGCGCCCGATTTTGGGCCGATACGCGGCGTCCATCTCGATCTCATCATCATCACGCACTGCCACCTCGACCATATCGGCAGCCTGCCCGTGCTCCTGCGCGAGCACCCCGAGGCTCCCGTCGTCATGAGCACCTCCAGCCGCATGCTGGTCGAGCGCATGCTGCATAACTCCGCCAACGTCATGGTGCGCCAGAAGGAGGAGGCCAACATTCCCGAGTATCCGCTTTTCACCCACGAGGAGATCGACCGCATCGCGAAACGCCTCACCGGCATCCCGTTCGGCCAGGCCAAGCGCATTCAGGGCGGCAAGGACGACATCACCATCATCCTCCACCCGGCCGGCCATGTTGCAGGCGCGGCGGGGGTGGAGATTCACCACAAGCGGCGCCAGATATTCCTCACCGGCGACGTGCTCTTCGAGGACCAGCGCACGCTTCCCGGCGCGAAATTCCCGGCCGGGCGCTTCGACACGCTCGTCATGGAAACCACCCGGGGCATCACCGCGCGCGGCTCCGAAAAGACGCGCCTCATCGAGGTCAACCGCCTCATCGACAGCATTAACGACACCATCCAGCGCGGCGGCTCGTATCTCATCCCCGTGTTCGCGCTCGGCCGGCAGCAGGAAATCCTCTCCATCATCCACGACGCGCGCAAATTCCGCCGTCTCGTTGACTGCCCCATTTTCGCGGCCGGCCTCGGCATGGACCTGGCCGACTACTTCGACGAAATCTCGCGCAAGACCAAGCACGTCCGCTTCAACCGCGGCATCATCAAGGAACTCCAGATCAAGCCCACCCCGCGCAAGCTCAACCCCGGCGAGGATCCGCAGCAAAACGGCCTCTACATCATCAGTTCCGGCATGATGGTCGAGCGCACGCCATCCTACACCCTCGCATCCGGGCTCGTCGGCCACGCCCGCAACACCATCGGCTTCGTCGGCTACTGCGACCCCGACACGCCCGGCGGCGAACTCCTGGCCTCGAAGCCCGGCGACCAGTTCCTCTTCAAGGCGTGCAACGTGAAGACCAAGATCAAGGCCCGCGTCGAGCGTTTCGACCTGAGCGGCCACGCCGACCGCGAGGAGTTGCTGGAATTCGCCGTGCAAGCCGATCCGCGCGTCATCGTTCTCACGCACGGTGAAAACGAAGCCCGCGCCTGGTTCGCCGGACAACTCGCCGAAAAGCTTCCGAAAACCAAGCTCATCGACCCGGTTCCGCTCCAAACCTATCAGGTTTGA
- a CDS encoding LacI family DNA-binding transcriptional regulator translates to MKKKPDMIKIQELARCAGVSIATVSRVFNHHPNIRPELRQRVFEAAREHGYQPRLSLKQKNVVIITPYNAVWPVQGCVDMILMALTQELPRRGFRLEILPVNNRERLGEIQFCAAVAIGAEPADFADWPGRFPVPLVILDRDGKPKPSHVFHVRSDEAQGMRLAIAHLHESGCRKIGCIIHGDPGAGNAALRHAAILRALETRKLPCDDSLVLFSGAGDERYVELIGKLLKRGVDALFCPGGNAGIIALHAFSLYGRRVPEDVSLIASEQTSFSQYTVPPLTTISPDYPTMAAATADAIEAHLSGDTPPARTVLPYGLLKRESVVLPQTPARRRT, encoded by the coding sequence ATGAAGAAGAAACCGGACATGATAAAAATCCAGGAGCTTGCGCGGTGCGCCGGGGTTTCGATTGCGACCGTCTCGCGTGTTTTCAACCACCACCCGAACATCCGGCCCGAGTTGCGGCAGCGCGTGTTCGAGGCGGCGCGCGAGCACGGCTACCAGCCGCGGCTTTCGCTCAAGCAGAAGAACGTGGTCATCATCACGCCCTACAACGCCGTGTGGCCCGTGCAGGGCTGCGTGGACATGATTTTGATGGCGCTCACGCAGGAGCTGCCGCGGCGCGGCTTCCGGCTGGAGATCCTGCCCGTCAACAACCGCGAGCGGCTGGGGGAAATCCAGTTTTGCGCCGCCGTCGCCATCGGGGCGGAACCGGCGGACTTTGCCGACTGGCCGGGGCGCTTCCCCGTCCCGCTGGTCATCCTGGACCGCGACGGCAAGCCCAAGCCGTCGCACGTGTTTCACGTCCGCTCGGACGAGGCCCAGGGCATGAGGCTCGCCATCGCGCATCTCCACGAGAGCGGCTGCCGCAAGATCGGCTGCATCATCCACGGGGACCCGGGCGCGGGCAACGCCGCCCTGCGGCACGCGGCCATCCTTCGCGCGCTGGAGACGCGGAAACTCCCCTGCGACGACTCACTGGTCCTGTTCTCCGGCGCCGGCGACGAGCGATACGTGGAGTTGATTGGAAAACTCTTGAAGCGCGGCGTGGACGCCCTGTTTTGCCCCGGCGGAAACGCCGGCATCATCGCGCTCCACGCCTTCTCGCTCTACGGGCGGCGCGTGCCGGAGGACGTCTCGCTCATCGCCTCGGAGCAGACCTCTTTTTCCCAATACACCGTGCCCCCGCTGACGACCATTTCCCCCGACTATCCGACGATGGCCGCGGCCACCGCCGACGCCATCGAGGCTCACCTGTCCGGGGACACCCCGCCGGCGCGGACGGTGCTGCCGTATGGCTTGCTCAAGCGCGAAAGCGTCGTCCTGCCACAAACACCGGCGAGAAGAAGGACGTGA
- a CDS encoding DUF3418 domain-containing protein, with product MTDQPTPPPRLRIDFPPALPISERAEEIVAAIQAHPVVILAGETGSGKTTQIPKMCLAAGRGALGKIACTQPRRVAALSISRRVAEELGVEWGREVGCKIRFSDQTSPSTIVKFMTDGMLLAEVQGDPMLRAYDTIIIDEAHERSLNIDFLLGHLRLLRHRRPELKIIITSATIDTAAFSKAFDDAPVIQVSGRTFPVEVVYAPLDGLGSDAAEDDEPQARAEALHYIDGAVEAVGRIVAESEGRAGGDILVFMPAERDIRETADLLEGRGNSRAGGGAGGLRDCEIVPLFGRLSNAEQQRVFTPTLVIATTPRRRCTAALPRRGIAQSSADQRKGRCGRVAEGVCVRLYSEKDYNERPRFAQPEIQRANLADVILRMKAFGLGDIERFPFINMPAAKAIRAGYALLEELGALEQGGEPGAGAHRLTDIGRELARLPVDPTVGRMILQARREKCLREVAVIAAGLSIQDPRERPLEKQAQADAAHRRFAHPDSDFLTLLNIWEAFHDEFETMSQSRLRRFCRGHFLSYTRLREWRDIHAQLIDVMSGREDGRMSSVRDGLGDKEPDLAFGSPAYRAVHRSILTGLLGNIALRDDETGAYKSTHDRRVAIFPGSVLFNRDNDKARTSGSDARNKNDSKSRAKRPQSPKAVMAAEIMETSRLYARTCARFDPAWALELGAHLLKISHSEPFWDEEKGRVLVKQRSRLHGLELDVRAVGYGRVNPAHATEIFIREALVNDAITWPFDFLAHNRDVRAKVENLLTRARDSSYMNLDEAVYRFYAERLGVAEMGTRPCASVGPDLVSGREPPCANAARPKVEPYGESPPPVSSVPELIALVRERKPREPRFLEMDIEDLRDPGELSHDAVAFPEAVELENRALPLAYAYKPGQDDDGVTIEVNVRDAGALTAAALDWAVPGHLAAKVEHYLRVTPKELRRAFMPLAETARSLAEQAAGRDRLTGRSESLIDALAAVIAERFSIQIITTLWAAKPPPEHLRVRVRVVDDNGAEICAGRDLDGIRAAFSERQREASANASREDPAAWRRARSRWETPPQTAWTFGGIPACVRIGDQAGMPVEAFPGLQVETASFRSKKSGGSGGCAVHGRDARATQTHQRDARAILPADGVALRLFKTPEAARAGTARGLARLLECELKYELAWLERDLRALRELGPLAAAAAPMDTLQAQAFAMLRDWVCDAARVEGFASNRSRSLARSLEDETATAMADDAPTESETKRERARERLAEGGAWLTAEAFAAAVAGAKRDLRGVVPRLMDLLREILSARVELQVLPDAPDGLAADVAALVPPDFLRVTHYGRLAHLPRYLKAMRLRAGRWRQNPVKDAERVRALAPYAREAARIAGLLRAGEKMPPAWREAAEAFRWLVEEFRLSLFAQELGTAEPVSPVKLDRARAELRRLENAEGAGRAGEGADREKAADKNQSAAPAVPPEPASAPPAAMPLPSKKTKPIKSLNALGSLFQK from the coding sequence GTGACCGACCAGCCGACACCGCCGCCGCGCCTGCGCATCGACTTTCCGCCCGCCCTGCCCATCAGCGAACGGGCGGAGGAAATCGTCGCGGCCATCCAGGCGCATCCGGTCGTGATTCTCGCCGGCGAGACCGGCTCGGGCAAGACCACGCAGATCCCGAAAATGTGCCTCGCCGCCGGGCGCGGCGCGCTTGGCAAAATCGCCTGCACCCAGCCGCGCCGCGTGGCGGCGTTGTCCATCTCGCGCCGCGTGGCCGAGGAGCTCGGCGTGGAATGGGGCCGCGAGGTCGGCTGCAAGATCCGTTTCAGCGACCAGACCTCGCCCTCCACCATCGTGAAGTTCATGACCGACGGCATGCTGCTCGCCGAGGTGCAGGGCGACCCGATGCTGCGCGCCTACGACACCATCATCATCGACGAGGCCCACGAGCGCTCGCTCAACATCGACTTCCTGCTCGGCCACCTGCGCCTGCTGCGCCACAGGCGCCCCGAGCTGAAAATCATCATCACCTCCGCCACCATCGACACCGCCGCCTTTTCCAAGGCGTTCGACGACGCGCCCGTCATCCAGGTCTCGGGCCGGACCTTTCCCGTCGAGGTGGTTTACGCGCCGCTCGACGGCCTGGGCTCCGACGCCGCCGAGGACGACGAGCCGCAGGCGCGCGCCGAGGCGCTGCACTATATCGACGGCGCGGTCGAGGCGGTCGGGCGCATCGTCGCGGAAAGCGAGGGACGGGCCGGGGGCGACATCCTCGTGTTCATGCCCGCCGAGCGGGACATCCGCGAGACGGCCGATTTGCTCGAAGGGCGGGGAAACTCCCGCGCCGGCGGCGGGGCGGGAGGGCTGCGTGACTGCGAAATCGTCCCGCTTTTCGGGCGCCTCTCCAACGCCGAGCAACAGCGCGTCTTCACGCCCACGCTCGTCATCGCCACCACGCCGCGCAGGCGCTGCACCGCCGCGCTGCCGCGCCGAGGAATCGCGCAGTCCAGCGCCGACCAGCGCAAGGGCCGCTGCGGCCGCGTGGCCGAGGGCGTGTGCGTGCGCCTGTATTCGGAAAAAGACTACAACGAGCGCCCTCGTTTCGCGCAACCGGAGATCCAGCGCGCCAACCTCGCCGACGTCATCCTGCGCATGAAGGCCTTCGGCCTCGGCGACATCGAGCGTTTTCCCTTCATCAATATGCCGGCGGCGAAAGCCATCCGCGCCGGCTACGCGCTGCTGGAGGAACTCGGGGCGCTGGAGCAGGGCGGGGAGCCCGGGGCCGGCGCGCACCGGCTCACGGACATCGGGCGCGAACTCGCCCGGCTGCCGGTCGATCCCACCGTGGGCCGCATGATTTTGCAGGCGCGCAGGGAAAAATGCCTGCGCGAGGTTGCCGTCATCGCCGCGGGGCTTTCCATCCAGGACCCGCGCGAGCGTCCGCTGGAAAAGCAGGCGCAGGCCGACGCCGCGCACCGCCGCTTCGCGCATCCCGACTCCGATTTCCTCACCCTGCTCAACATCTGGGAGGCTTTTCACGACGAGTTCGAAACGATGTCGCAGTCGAGGCTGCGCCGCTTTTGCCGCGGACATTTTTTGAGTTACACGCGCCTGCGCGAATGGCGCGACATCCACGCGCAGCTCATCGACGTGATGAGCGGGCGCGAGGACGGGCGCATGAGCTCGGTGCGCGACGGACTGGGGGACAAGGAGCCCGACCTCGCCTTTGGCTCGCCCGCCTACCGCGCCGTCCACCGGTCCATCCTCACCGGGCTGCTCGGCAACATCGCCCTCCGCGATGACGAAACCGGCGCCTACAAATCCACGCACGACCGGCGCGTGGCGATTTTCCCGGGTTCGGTCCTGTTCAACCGCGACAATGACAAGGCCCGGACGAGCGGCAGCGACGCGCGCAATAAGAACGACTCGAAGAGTCGTGCGAAGCGCCCCCAAAGCCCCAAGGCCGTCATGGCGGCGGAAATCATGGAAACCTCGCGGCTCTATGCGCGCACCTGCGCGCGCTTCGATCCCGCGTGGGCGCTCGAACTCGGCGCACACCTCCTCAAAATCTCGCACAGCGAGCCCTTCTGGGACGAGGAGAAGGGCCGCGTGCTGGTGAAGCAACGCTCGCGCCTGCACGGGCTCGAACTCGACGTGCGCGCCGTCGGCTACGGCCGGGTGAACCCGGCGCACGCGACGGAGATTTTCATCCGCGAGGCGCTCGTGAACGACGCCATCACCTGGCCGTTCGATTTCCTCGCGCACAACCGCGACGTGCGGGCCAAGGTCGAAAACCTCCTGACCCGCGCCCGCGACAGCAGCTACATGAACCTCGACGAGGCCGTGTATCGCTTTTACGCGGAACGGCTGGGCGTGGCGGAGATGGGGACGCGCCCGTGCGCCAGTGTAGGGCCTGACCTTGTGTCAGGCCGCGAACCGCCGTGCGCAAACGCGGCTCGACCCAAGGTCGAGCCCTACGGGGAATCCCCGCCGCCCGTCTCCTCCGTGCCCGAACTCATCGCGCTGGTGCGCGAACGCAAGCCCCGCGAGCCGCGTTTCCTTGAGATGGACATCGAGGACCTGCGCGATCCCGGCGAACTCTCCCATGACGCGGTTGCGTTTCCCGAGGCGGTCGAACTCGAAAACCGCGCGCTGCCGCTGGCCTATGCCTACAAGCCCGGCCAGGACGACGACGGCGTGACCATCGAGGTCAACGTGCGCGACGCCGGCGCGCTCACCGCCGCCGCGCTCGACTGGGCCGTGCCCGGCCATCTCGCGGCCAAGGTTGAGCACTACCTGCGCGTCACGCCGAAGGAGCTGCGCCGCGCGTTCATGCCGCTGGCCGAGACCGCGCGCAGCCTGGCGGAACAGGCCGCGGGCCGCGACCGCCTGACCGGACGCAGCGAGTCGCTCATCGACGCGCTCGCCGCCGTCATCGCGGAGCGATTCAGTATCCAAATAATAACTACACTGTGGGCCGCGAAGCCGCCGCCGGAGCACCTCCGCGTGCGCGTGCGCGTGGTCGATGACAACGGCGCGGAAATCTGCGCGGGGCGCGACCTCGACGGGATCCGCGCCGCGTTTTCCGAGCGCCAGCGCGAGGCGAGCGCCAACGCCTCCCGCGAAGATCCCGCCGCGTGGCGCCGCGCGCGGTCGCGTTGGGAGACGCCGCCGCAAACCGCGTGGACGTTTGGCGGCATCCCGGCGTGCGTGCGCATCGGCGACCAGGCCGGCATGCCGGTCGAGGCTTTCCCCGGGTTGCAGGTGGAAACGGCATCCTTCCGCTCCAAAAAAAGCGGCGGATCGGGCGGCTGCGCCGTCCACGGGCGGGACGCCCGTGCCACGCAAACTCACCAGCGGGATGCCCGCGCCATCTTGCCCGCCGACGGCGTGGCGTTGCGTTTGTTCAAGACGCCCGAGGCCGCGCGTGCCGGGACGGCGCGCGGGCTGGCGCGGCTGCTGGAATGCGAGTTGAAATACGAGCTTGCCTGGCTGGAGCGCGACCTGAGGGCGTTGCGGGAACTCGGTCCGCTCGCCGCGGCAGCCGCCCCGATGGACACGCTTCAGGCGCAAGCCTTCGCGATGCTTCGAGACTGGGTTTGCGATGCGGCACGCGTGGAGGGTTTCGCCTCGAATCGTTCTCGTTCTCTTGCTCGTTCTCTCGAAGATGAAACGGCGACGGCGATGGCGGATGATGCGCCGACCGAAAGTGAAACAAAGAGAGAACGAGCAAGAGAACGATTGGCGGAGGGCGGAGCGTGGCTGACGGCGGAGGCGTTTGCGGCGGCCGTGGCGGGGGCGAAGCGCGACTTGCGCGGCGTGGTGCCGCGGTTGATGGATTTGTTGAGGGAAATCCTGTCGGCTCGGGTGGAATTGCAGGTGCTGCCCGATGCGCCGGACGGGCTGGCGGCGGATGTCGCGGCGCTGGTGCCGCCGGATTTCCTGCGCGTGACGCATTATGGCCGTCTCGCGCATCTGCCGCGTTATTTGAAGGCGATGCGCCTGCGCGCCGGACGCTGGCGGCAGAATCCCGTGAAGGACGCCGAGCGCGTCCGCGCGCTCGCGCCTTATGCGAGGGAGGCGGCGCGGATCGCCGGCCTGTTGCGCGCCGGGGAAAAAATGCCGCCTGCGTGGCGCGAGGCGGCGGAAGCGTTTCGCTGGCTGGTGGAGGAATTCCGGTTGAGCCTGTTTGCCCAGGAACTCGGCACCGCGGAGCCTGTTTCCCCGGTGAAGCTCGACCGCGCGCGGGCGGAGCTGCGGCGCCTGGAAAACGCGGAGGGCGCCGGCAGGGCGGGCGAGGGCGCGGACCGCGAAAAGGCTGCGGACAAAAACCAATCCGCCGCACCGGCCGTTCCGCCCGAGCCCGCGTCCGCACCGCCCGCGGCGATGCCGTTGCCGTCAAAAAAGACCAAGCCGATAAAAAGCCTGAACGCCCTCGGCTCGTTGTTTCAGAAGTAG
- a CDS encoding endonuclease/exonuclease/phosphatase family protein, with translation MVLFVFFAGQPVFAGTLTVATYNVKNYTLESRMADGEYKKEYPKPESEKDALRAVIKAIGADVLALQEMGPQPFLDELQRDLRSDGVDYPYGIVLDAQDADRHLAVLSKRPFVSVGRHTDLSFSYFDEQDFVKRGLLEVRVPAGAIGAPPADDEVVTIFVVHLKSRYTDRPDDPESAIRRTSEAEAVRDRVLKVFPDRAKARFLLVGDCNDTRANRPLRALSRRGDTLIADILPAGDTRGEVWTLFWAKQDTYSRFDHILVSPGLRDAVVGGAAWIYDGPQVMQASDHRPVVVRLEIADKK, from the coding sequence TTGGTTCTCTTTGTTTTCTTCGCCGGCCAGCCGGTTTTCGCCGGCACTCTCACCGTCGCGACCTACAACGTGAAAAATTACACGCTGGAAAGCCGCATGGCGGATGGCGAATACAAGAAGGAGTATCCGAAACCCGAATCCGAAAAGGACGCGCTGCGCGCCGTCATCAAGGCGATCGGCGCCGATGTGCTCGCGTTGCAGGAAATGGGGCCGCAGCCGTTTCTCGACGAGTTGCAGCGCGACCTGCGGAGCGACGGGGTCGATTATCCTTACGGCATCGTGCTCGACGCGCAGGATGCCGACCGGCACCTGGCGGTGTTGTCGAAGCGGCCGTTTGTGTCGGTGGGGCGGCACACGGATTTGAGTTTCAGCTATTTTGACGAACAGGATTTTGTGAAGCGCGGCCTGCTGGAGGTGCGGGTCCCGGCGGGCGCGATTGGCGCGCCGCCGGCGGATGACGAGGTCGTGACGATTTTCGTGGTGCATCTGAAAAGCCGTTATACCGACCGCCCGGACGATCCCGAGTCGGCCATCCGGCGCACGTCCGAGGCCGAGGCGGTCCGCGACCGGGTGCTGAAGGTTTTCCCCGACCGGGCGAAGGCAAGATTCCTGCTCGTCGGCGATTGCAACGACACCCGCGCCAACCGCCCCCTGCGCGCGCTCAGCCGTCGCGGCGATACGCTCATCGCCGACATCCTTCCGGCCGGGGACACGCGTGGCGAGGTGTGGACTTTGTTTTGGGCGAAGCAGGACACCTACTCGCGTTTCGACCACATCCTCGTGTCGCCGGGTCTGCGCGATGCGGTCGTCGGAGGCGCGGCGTGGATTTACGACGGCCCGCAAGTCATGCAAGCCAGCGACCACCGCCCCGTCGTGGTGCGTCTGGAAATCGCGGACAAAAAATAG